In the Dama dama isolate Ldn47 chromosome 13, ASM3311817v1, whole genome shotgun sequence genome, one interval contains:
- the GPR132 gene encoding probable G-protein coupled receptor 132, with protein sequence MPGNATLETGPALGALSTGVSSHTCNVPFNDSRVFLMTVYSGVCMLGLPANCLTAWLTLLQARQGHVLAVYLFCLALCELLYVSTLPLWVVYIQHGHRWPLSPLACKVTAYIFFCNLYISILFLCCISCDRFLAVVYALETRGRRHQKTAILISATVFLLVGLVHSPVFKMEHNETCFETLPMDHKVAGYYYARFMVGFAVPLSIIAVTNQRIFRTIQLSTSLSAAQKARVRLLAIAVVVIFLVCFAPYHLVLLIKAIAFSYHRGAEEPVCDFEIRLYTASVVFLSLATVNSVADPIIYVLATEVTRQEVCRIHKGWKKWSTKTDDTKLACSKDSEEAQSPMSPTNSYAFPGPVHPPGPSPGTPEGLAEGSC encoded by the exons ATGCCAG GAAACGCCACGCTGGAGACCGGCCCTGCGCTGGGGGCCCTGTCGACGGGCGTGTCTTCCCACACGTGCAACGTGCCCTTCAACGACAGCAGGGTGTTCCTGATGACCGTGTACAGTGGCGTGTGCATGCTGGGCCTGCCGGCCAACTGCCTGACGGCGTGGCTCACACTGCTGCAGGCACGCCAGGGCCACGTGCTGGCCGTCTACCTCTTCTGCCTGGCGCTCTGCGAGCTGCTCTACGTCAGCACCCTGCCGCTCTGGGTCGTCTACATCCAGCACGGGCACCGCTGGCCACTCAGCCCCTTGGCCTGCAAGGTGACCGCCTACATCTTCTTCTGCAACCTCTACATCAGCATCCTCTTCCtctgctgcatctcctgcgaCCGCTTCCTGGCAGTGGTGTACGCACTGGAGACGCGGGGCCGGCGCCACCAGAAGACTGCCATCCTCATCTCCGCGACAGTCTTCCTTCTTGTCGGGCTCGTCCACTCCCCGGTGTTCAAGATGGAGCACAATGAAACCTGCTTCGAGACGCTGCCGATGGACCACAAGGTGGCCGGGTACTACTACGCACGCTTCATGGTGGGCTTTGCCGTCCCGCTGTCCATCATCGCTGTCACCAACCAGCGCATCTTCAGGACCATCCAGCTGAGCACCAGCCTGAGCGCTGCCCAGAAGGCCAGGGTGAGGCTCCTGGCCATCGCGGTCGTGGTCATCTTCCTGGTCTGCTTCGCCCCCTACCACCTGGTGCTCCTGATCAAAGCCATTGCCTTTTCCTACCACAGAGGGGCCGAAGAACCTGTGTGCGACTTTGAAATTCGCCTGTACACGGCCTCCGTGGTGTTCCTGAGCCTGGCCACTGTGAACAGCGTGGCTGACCCCATCATCTACGTGCTGGCCACGGAAGTGACCCGCCAGGAAGTGTGCAGAATCCACAAGGGGTGGAAAAAGTGGTCCACGAAGACGGACGACACCAAGCTTGCATGCTCGAAGGACTCGGAGGAGGCACAGTCGCCCATGTCCCCCACCAACAGCTACGCCTTCCCCGGGCCCGTCCACCCACCAGGGCCGTCACCGGGCACCCCAGAGGGGCTGGCCGAGGGGTCCTGCTga
- the CDCA4 gene encoding cell division cycle-associated protein 4 — MSLTTCKAAIALEACVGRAPIQRELALPVRRTAQAHWGRARKPGSRPGLGGLGRGPNGQRGRAGTRAPGPARGLNLRPRPRPRPISGRGGRLHGDPLWALRGPAPGPAPPGSSSLGGGAGCAGGAVAGGQERLLSFNLTGESFKEEKPLTWFLHVPGLAAGNPPRCLLALDLEEGKMFARGLKRKCAEEEAPADPLQRQSLLDMSLVKLQLCHMLAEPNLCRSVLIANTVRQIQGEMTQDGSWRPPGPQTPGRAPRDRLVSTELLCRSARAGPPPAPGPADLASALQAAPAAQAPGVVPGGPWDRAGPGESRGGFPRSLDQVFETLENHGPGAVEELFSDVDASYYDLDAVLTGMVGGAKSGPEGLESFASAAAPPPGAGCKADLGELDHVVEILVET; from the exons ATGAGCCTCACGACGTGCAAA gCGGCCATAGCCCTCGAGGCCTGTGTGGGCAGAGCCCCCATCCAACGTGAGCTCGCGCTACCCGTGAG GAGGACAGCGCAGGCGCACTGGGGCCGCGCGCGGAAACCTGGGAGCCGCCCGGGGCTGGGCGGCCTAGGGCGCGGGCCCAACGGCCAACGCGGCCGCGCGGGAACTCGCGCGCCAGGCCCCGCCCGCGGTTTGAACctgaggccccgcccccgcccccggccaaTCAGCGGGCGGGGCGGCCGGCTCCACGGCGACCCTTTGTGGGCGCTGCGTGGCCCcgcccctggccccgcccctcccggcaGCTCCTCCCTCGGCGGCGGCGCGGGTTGCGCGGGCGGCGCAGTCGCTGGCGGACAG GAACGTCTCCTTAGCTTTAACTTAACTGGGGAGTCTTTTAAGGAGGAGAAACCCCTGACGTGGTTTCTCCACGTCCCCGGGCTCGCCGCGGGGAATCCCCCACGCTGTCTTCTTGCCTTGGACTTGGAAGAG GGCAAGATGTTCGCGCGCGGGCTGAAGAGGAAGTGCGCGGAGGAGGAGGCGCCCGCCGACCCCCTGCAGCGCCAGTCGCTCCTGGACATGTCGCTGGTCAAGCTGCAGCTGTGCCACATGCTGGCGGAGCCCAACCTGTGCCGCTCGGTCCTCATCGCCAACACGGTCAGGCAGATCCAGGGGGAGATGACCCAGGACGGGAGCTGGCGCCCGCCCGGGCCCCAGACCCCGGGGCGGGCGCCGCGTGACCGCCTGGTGTCCACGGAGCTTCTGTGCCGCTCGGCTCGGGCGGGGCCacccccggcccccggccccgcAGACCTGGCCTCTGCGCTGCAGGCGGCCCCGGCAGCACAGGCTCCCGGAGTTGTGCCAGGAGGCCCCTGGGACAGGGCCGGCCCCGGAGAAAGCCGAGGGGGCTTCCCCAGGTCTCTCGATCAGGTGTTTGAGACGCTGGAGAACCACGGCCCTGGCGCCGTGGAGGAGCTGTTTTCCGATGTGGACGCCTCCTACTACGACCTGGACGCCGTGCTGACCGGCATGGTGGGCGGCGCCAAGTCGGGCCCGGAGGGGCTGGAGTCCTTCGCCTCCGCGGCCGCCCCACCCCCTGGCGCTGGCTGCAAGGCGGACCTGGGCGAGCT